A genomic window from Microbacterium sp. H1-D42 includes:
- the rpsK gene encoding 30S ribosomal protein S11 has product MAAPKAAARKPRRKEKKNIALGQAHIKSTFNNTIVSITDPSGAVISWASSGGVGFKGSRKSTPYAAGMAAESAARQAAEHGVKKVDVFVKGPGSGRETAIRSLQAAGLEVGSISDVTPQAHNGCRPPKRRRV; this is encoded by the coding sequence ATGGCTGCACCTAAGGCCGCCGCGCGCAAGCCGCGCCGCAAGGAAAAGAAGAACATCGCGCTGGGCCAGGCCCACATCAAGTCGACGTTCAACAACACCATCGTCTCGATCACCGACCCGTCCGGCGCTGTCATCAGCTGGGCATCGTCCGGTGGCGTGGGCTTCAAGGGCTCGCGCAAGTCGACGCCGTACGCCGCAGGCATGGCAGCGGAGTCCGCTGCCCGCCAGGCTGCTGAGCACGGCGTCAAGAAGGTCGACGTCTTCGTCAAGGGCCCGGGTTCGGGTCGCGAGACCGCGATCCGCTCGCTGCAGGCCGCCGGCCTCGAGGTCGGCTCGATCTCGGACGTGACGCCGCAGGCCCACAACGGCTGCCGTCCGCCGAAGCGCCGCCGCGTCTGA
- the rpmD gene encoding 50S ribosomal protein L30, translating to MAARLKVTQVKSKVSEKQNQRDTLRSLGLKRIGDSVVRPDDAQTRGYVRTVAHLVKVEEID from the coding sequence ATGGCTGCGCGCCTCAAGGTCACGCAGGTGAAGTCCAAGGTGAGTGAGAAGCAGAACCAGCGCGACACGCTGCGTTCGCTCGGCCTCAAGCGGATCGGCGACTCGGTCGTCCGTCCCGATGACGCCCAGACGCGCGGCTACGTCCGCACCGTCGCTCACCTCGTCAAGGTTGAGGAGATCGACTAA
- the rplR gene encoding 50S ribosomal protein L18, with protein MAVKSKSAARARRHARLRKKIVGTDLRPRLVVNRSARHVFVQLVDDAKGHTVASASTLETDLRSFDGDKTAKARKVGELVAERAKAAGVSEAVFDRGGNRYAGRVAAIADGAREGGLAL; from the coding sequence ATGGCTGTGAAGTCAAAGTCCGCCGCCCGCGCACGTCGCCACGCACGTCTTCGCAAGAAGATCGTCGGCACCGACCTGCGTCCGCGTCTCGTCGTCAACCGCTCCGCGCGCCACGTGTTCGTGCAGCTGGTGGATGACGCCAAGGGCCACACTGTGGCATCCGCTTCCACGCTCGAGACCGACCTGCGCTCGTTCGACGGTGACAAGACCGCCAAGGCCCGCAAGGTCGGCGAGCTCGTCGCCGAGCGCGCGAAGGCCGCCGGCGTTTCCGAGGCAGTGTTCGACCGCGGCGGCAACCGCTACGCCGGTCGTGTCGCAGCCATCGCCGATGGCGCCCGTGAAGGGGGGCTGGCACTGTGA
- the rpmC gene encoding 50S ribosomal protein L29: MAIGTKELAPAELDTFEDQRLVEELRKAKEELFNLRFQSATGQLESHGRIRAVKRDIARLYTVIRERELGIRATPAPVEAPVKKASKAKAKKEATADDAPKEEAE, encoded by the coding sequence ATGGCGATCGGCACCAAGGAGCTCGCACCTGCCGAGCTCGACACGTTCGAAGACCAGCGCCTCGTCGAGGAGCTGCGTAAGGCCAAGGAGGAGCTGTTCAACCTCCGTTTCCAGTCGGCCACCGGCCAGCTGGAGAGCCACGGCCGCATCCGCGCTGTCAAGCGCGACATCGCGCGCCTCTACACCGTTATCCGTGAGCGTGAGCTGGGCATCCGTGCGACGCCCGCTCCGGTCGAGGCTCCGGTGAAGAAGGCGTCCAAGGCGAAGGCGAAGAAGGAAGCTACGGCTGACGACGCGCCCAAGGAGGAGGCCGAGTAA
- the rplP gene encoding 50S ribosomal protein L16 — MLIPRKVKFRKQHHPKRSGHATGGTKVSFGEFGIQALTPAYVTNRQIESARIAMTRHIKRGGKVWINIYPDRPLTKKPAETRMGSGKGSPEWWVANVKPGRVLFEVAGVNEELAREALTRAIHKLPLKARIIKREEGDA, encoded by the coding sequence ATGCTCATCCCGCGCAAGGTCAAGTTCCGCAAGCAGCACCACCCGAAGCGTTCGGGTCATGCCACCGGCGGCACGAAGGTCTCCTTCGGTGAGTTCGGCATCCAGGCACTGACCCCCGCTTATGTGACCAACCGTCAGATCGAGTCCGCTCGTATCGCGATGACCCGTCACATCAAGCGTGGTGGAAAGGTGTGGATCAACATCTACCCCGACCGTCCGCTCACGAAGAAGCCTGCTGAGACCCGCATGGGTTCCGGTAAGGGTTCGCCCGAGTGGTGGGTCGCCAACGTCAAGCCGGGCCGTGTCCTCTTCGAGGTCGCGGGCGTGAACGAGGAGCTCGCACGCGAGGCCCTCACCCGGGCCATTCACAAGCTGCCGCTCAAGGCACGCATCATCAAGCGCGAGGAGGGCGACGCGTAA
- the rplN gene encoding 50S ribosomal protein L14 → MIQQESRLKVADNTGAKELLTIRVLGGSRRRYAGLGDTIVATVKDAIPGGNVKKGDVVKAVIVRTKKSTRRPDGSYIKFDENAAVILKNDGEPRGTRIFGPVGRELRDKKFMKIVSLAPEVI, encoded by the coding sequence GTGATTCAGCAGGAGTCCCGCCTCAAGGTCGCCGACAACACCGGCGCGAAGGAGCTGCTCACGATCCGTGTTCTCGGTGGTTCGCGCCGCCGTTACGCCGGTCTGGGCGACACCATCGTCGCGACCGTCAAGGACGCGATCCCGGGCGGCAACGTCAAGAAGGGCGATGTGGTCAAGGCCGTCATCGTCCGCACCAAGAAGTCCACGCGCCGTCCCGACGGCTCGTACATCAAGTTCGACGAGAACGCCGCCGTCATCCTGAAGAACGACGGGGAGCCCCGCGGCACCCGTATCTTCGGACCGGTCGGTCGCGAGCTTCGTGACAAGAAGTTCATGAAGATCGTCTCGCTGGCCCCGGAGGTCATTTGA
- the rpsQ gene encoding 30S ribosomal protein S17 — MAEKKAAEAVAHAEHDVRDVDARGYRKSRRGYVVSDKMDKTIVVEVEDRVKHPLYGKVIRRTSKVKAHDENNSAGIGDLVLINETRPLSATKRWRLVEILEKAK; from the coding sequence ATGGCTGAGAAGAAGGCAGCAGAGGCCGTCGCGCACGCTGAGCACGACGTCCGCGACGTCGACGCCCGCGGCTACCGCAAGTCCCGCCGCGGATACGTCGTCAGCGACAAGATGGACAAGACCATCGTCGTCGAGGTCGAAGACCGCGTGAAGCACCCGCTGTACGGCAAGGTCATCCGCCGTACCTCGAAGGTCAAGGCTCACGACGAGAACAACTCCGCCGGCATCGGCGACCTGGTCCTCATCAACGAGACCCGGCCGCTGAGCGCCACCAAGCGCTGGCGTCTGGTTGAGATTCTGGAGAAGGCCAAGTGA
- the rplO gene encoding 50S ribosomal protein L15: MAEKNEAVEEKAPKKAAPKTAAKKAPAKKAETKDAPASRPAVLKVHHLRPVPGSNTAKTRVGRGEGSKGKTAGRGTKGTKARNTVRVGFEGGQMPLHMRTPKLRGFKNPFRVEYQVVNLAKLAELYPKGGDVTVSDLVAKGAVRKNEKVKVLGEGDISVKLTVSVDKVSGSAEQKIVAAGGSIN, translated from the coding sequence ATGGCTGAGAAGAACGAAGCAGTCGAGGAGAAGGCCCCCAAGAAGGCCGCTCCCAAGACGGCAGCAAAGAAGGCTCCGGCGAAGAAGGCAGAGACGAAGGATGCTCCTGCATCGCGTCCCGCCGTCCTGAAGGTGCACCACCTGCGTCCGGTCCCCGGATCCAACACCGCGAAGACCCGTGTCGGTCGCGGTGAGGGCTCCAAGGGCAAGACCGCCGGTCGCGGCACCAAGGGCACCAAGGCCCGCAACACCGTCCGGGTCGGCTTCGAGGGTGGGCAGATGCCGCTGCACATGCGCACCCCGAAGCTGCGCGGGTTCAAGAACCCGTTCCGCGTCGAGTACCAGGTCGTGAACCTGGCCAAGCTCGCCGAGCTCTACCCCAAGGGTGGCGACGTCACCGTCAGCGACCTCGTCGCCAAGGGCGCCGTGCGCAAGAACGAGAAGGTCAAGGTCCTCGGCGAGGGCGACATCTCGGTCAAGCTCACCGTGTCGGTCGACAAGGTCTCGGGCAGCGCTGAGCAGAAGATCGTCGCCGCCGGCGGTTCGATCAACTGA
- the infA gene encoding translation initiation factor IF-1 has product MAKKDGVIEIEGVISEALPNAMFRVELSNGHKVLATISGKMRQNYIRIIPEDRVVVELSPYDLTRGRIVYRYR; this is encoded by the coding sequence ATGGCTAAGAAAGACGGTGTCATCGAGATCGAGGGCGTGATCTCCGAGGCTCTTCCCAACGCGATGTTCCGCGTTGAACTGAGCAACGGACACAAGGTCCTGGCAACGATCTCAGGCAAGATGCGGCAGAACTACATCCGCATCATTCCCGAGGACCGCGTGGTCGTGGAGCTCTCTCCATACGACCTCACGCGCGGCCGGATCGTCTACCGCTACCGCTGA
- the rpmJ gene encoding 50S ribosomal protein L36, whose product MKVKPSVKPMCDHCRVIRRHGRVMVICKSNPRHKQRQG is encoded by the coding sequence ATGAAGGTCAAGCCCAGCGTCAAGCCCATGTGCGACCACTGCCGCGTAATCCGTCGTCACGGACGCGTCATGGTCATCTGCAAGTCGAACCCGCGTCACAAGCAGCGCCAGGGCTGA
- the map gene encoding type I methionyl aminopeptidase, producing MFRKSIYKSPAQLRSMIEPGLITAAALDALRPMVRVGVSTAELDAKAQSVIVGRGAESNFQLVRGYRHTTCISVNEQVVHGIPGALILQPGDIVSVDCGAQYQGWNGDSAVTFVVPDDSRPELVAQRQELSRVTEGSMWAGIAAMASATHIGEIGAAIQAYIEAQGTSTVSGQPYGILREYVGHGIGRKMHEAPSVFNYRTPDAGAEIRPGLALAIEPMVTAGGEATFVEDDDWTVSTVDGSDGSHWEHSVARHENGIWVLTAPDGGAAGLAPFGVTPTPIV from the coding sequence ATGTTCCGCAAGTCGATCTACAAGAGTCCGGCGCAGCTGCGCTCGATGATCGAACCCGGTCTCATCACGGCCGCAGCGCTTGACGCGCTGCGGCCGATGGTGCGTGTCGGGGTGAGCACGGCGGAGTTGGATGCCAAGGCGCAGAGCGTCATCGTCGGCCGCGGTGCGGAGTCGAACTTCCAGCTCGTCCGCGGCTACCGGCACACCACCTGCATCTCGGTGAACGAGCAGGTCGTGCACGGCATCCCCGGTGCGCTCATCCTGCAGCCGGGCGACATCGTCTCGGTCGACTGCGGCGCGCAGTACCAGGGCTGGAACGGCGACAGCGCCGTCACCTTCGTGGTGCCGGACGATTCCCGCCCCGAGCTCGTCGCGCAGCGTCAGGAGCTCTCCCGCGTCACAGAGGGCTCGATGTGGGCCGGCATCGCCGCCATGGCATCCGCCACCCACATCGGCGAGATCGGCGCGGCCATTCAGGCCTACATCGAAGCGCAGGGGACCTCGACCGTATCGGGCCAGCCCTATGGCATCCTGCGCGAGTACGTCGGGCACGGCATCGGGCGCAAGATGCACGAGGCGCCGAGCGTCTTCAACTACCGCACACCGGATGCCGGCGCCGAGATCCGCCCCGGCCTGGCGCTCGCGATCGAGCCGATGGTCACCGCCGGTGGTGAGGCGACGTTCGTCGAGGACGATGACTGGACCGTGTCGACGGTGGACGGATCAGACGGCTCGCACTGGGAGCACAGCGTCGCACGGCATGAGAACGGCATCTGGGTGCTCACCGCGCCCGATGGGGGAGCCGCAGGGCTCGCGCCGTTCGGTGTGACCCCGACGCCCATCGTCTGA
- the rpsH gene encoding 30S ribosomal protein S8: MTMTDPVADMLTRLRNANSAHHDSVTMPSSKLKTNIAQILQQEGYIAGFEVADARVGSNLTLSLKYGPNRERSIAGIKRVSKPGLRVYAKSTELPKVLGGLGVAILSTSSGLLTDRQAEKKGVGGEVIAYVW; the protein is encoded by the coding sequence ATGACGATGACAGACCCGGTCGCAGATATGCTGACCCGTCTGCGCAACGCGAACTCGGCGCATCACGATTCCGTGACCATGCCGTCGAGCAAGCTCAAGACGAACATCGCACAGATCCTCCAGCAGGAGGGCTACATCGCCGGCTTCGAGGTCGCAGACGCTCGCGTCGGCAGCAACCTCACCCTGTCGCTCAAGTACGGTCCCAACCGTGAGCGCTCCATCGCTGGCATCAAGCGCGTGTCGAAGCCCGGTCTCCGCGTCTACGCGAAGTCGACCGAGCTGCCCAAGGTCCTCGGTGGCCTCGGCGTTGCCATCCTGTCCACCTCCTCCGGTCTCCTCACCGACCGCCAGGCTGAGAAGAAGGGCGTGGGCGGGGAAGTCATCGCCTACGTGTGGTGA
- the rpsE gene encoding 30S ribosomal protein S5 has product MSDNKENEVTETAPAEAQAEPQREQRDGRRGGRDRGQSRDRNSRDRGDNQFLERVVTINRVSKVVKGGRRFSFTALVVVGDGNGLVGVGYGKAREVPLAISKGVEEAKRNFFRVPRVGSTIPHPVQGEAAAGVVLLRPAAAGTGVIAGGPVRAVLECAGIHDVLSKSLGSSNTINIVHATVEALQSLEEPRAVAARRGLEYDAVVPEIIIRNEAKAAAAAAAQKVGA; this is encoded by the coding sequence GTGAGTGACAACAAGGAGAACGAAGTGACCGAAACCGCTCCTGCCGAGGCTCAGGCCGAGCCGCAGCGCGAGCAGCGTGACGGCCGCCGTGGTGGCCGCGACCGCGGCCAGAGCCGCGACCGCAACTCGCGCGACCGTGGCGACAACCAGTTCCTGGAGCGCGTTGTCACCATCAACCGCGTCTCGAAGGTCGTGAAGGGTGGACGTCGCTTCAGCTTCACCGCTCTCGTGGTCGTCGGTGACGGCAACGGTCTGGTCGGCGTCGGCTACGGCAAGGCCCGCGAGGTGCCCCTGGCGATCTCGAAGGGTGTCGAAGAGGCCAAGCGGAACTTCTTCCGCGTGCCCCGCGTCGGCTCGACGATCCCGCACCCCGTGCAGGGTGAGGCCGCTGCCGGTGTGGTGCTGCTGCGTCCGGCTGCTGCCGGTACCGGTGTCATCGCCGGTGGTCCCGTCCGCGCCGTGCTCGAGTGCGCAGGCATCCACGATGTCCTGTCGAAGTCGCTCGGCTCGTCGAACACGATCAACATCGTGCACGCCACGGTCGAGGCTCTCCAGAGCCTCGAGGAGCCGCGCGCCGTCGCCGCTCGTCGTGGCCTCGAGTACGACGCCGTCGTGCCCGAGATCATCATCCGCAACGAGGCGAAGGCCGCTGCCGCCGCCGCTGCGCAGAAGGTAGGTGCCTGA
- the rpsM gene encoding 30S ribosomal protein S13, which translates to MARLAGVDIPRDKRVVIALTYIYGIGRTRSVEILKATEIDESIRVKDLSDEQLIALRDHIEGTYKVEGDLRREVAADIRRKVEIGSYEGIRHRRGLPVRGQRTKTNARTRKGPKRTVAGKKKAR; encoded by the coding sequence ATGGCACGTCTTGCCGGCGTTGACATCCCGCGCGATAAGCGCGTGGTGATCGCCCTCACGTACATCTACGGCATCGGCCGCACCCGCTCCGTCGAGATCCTCAAGGCGACCGAGATCGACGAGTCGATCCGCGTCAAGGACCTCAGCGACGAGCAGCTCATCGCACTGCGCGACCACATCGAAGGCACCTACAAGGTGGAGGGTGACCTTCGCCGTGAGGTCGCCGCCGACATCCGCCGCAAGGTCGAGATCGGCTCCTACGAGGGCATCCGCCACCGTCGTGGCCTTCCTGTCCGCGGTCAGCGCACCAAGACCAACGCCCGCACCCGCAAGGGCCCGAAGCGCACCGTCGCCGGCAAGAAGAAGGCCCGCTAA
- a CDS encoding thioredoxin domain-containing protein yields MAAAQGKTNWFAIGISAAVVVVLVALGGVVLWMNNQANDPGAAPTGSEIFNAETGAISFGDGEDTVSVFLDFQCPACKSFEEQMGPALEQAAEAGKITLEYHPIAILDRYSQGTEYSSRSAGAAICVAENNPDLYLDYAKTLFANQPAENTSGLPTEQLAQFATQVGADDSVACITDETYRKYGAAQAKAHEIGGTPTVDVNGERLNLQDQADMQKLTKLLG; encoded by the coding sequence ATGGCTGCTGCACAGGGCAAGACCAATTGGTTCGCCATCGGAATCTCGGCCGCCGTCGTCGTGGTGCTCGTCGCACTCGGTGGCGTCGTGCTGTGGATGAACAACCAGGCCAACGACCCGGGCGCCGCGCCCACAGGCAGTGAGATCTTCAACGCAGAGACCGGCGCCATCTCGTTCGGTGATGGTGAAGACACCGTGTCGGTGTTCCTCGACTTCCAGTGCCCTGCCTGCAAGAGCTTCGAAGAGCAGATGGGTCCCGCGCTGGAGCAGGCCGCAGAGGCCGGCAAGATCACGCTCGAATACCACCCGATCGCGATCCTCGATCGCTACTCGCAAGGCACCGAGTACTCCTCCCGCTCCGCGGGCGCGGCCATCTGCGTCGCGGAGAACAACCCTGACCTGTATCTCGACTATGCGAAGACGCTGTTCGCCAATCAGCCGGCCGAGAACACCTCGGGCCTGCCCACCGAGCAGCTGGCGCAGTTCGCAACGCAGGTCGGCGCCGACGACTCGGTCGCGTGCATCACCGACGAGACCTACCGCAAGTACGGTGCGGCGCAGGCGAAGGCCCACGAGATCGGCGGCACGCCGACGGTCGATGTCAATGGCGAGCGCCTCAATCTGCAGGATCAAGCCGATATGCAGAAGCTCACGAAGCTGCTCGGCTGA
- the secY gene encoding preprotein translocase subunit SecY has protein sequence MFSAIARIFRTPDLRRKILFTIGIIALYRLGSNVPAPFVNFPNVEQCLAANAGTDGLLGLVNLFSGGALLQLSIFALGVMPYITATIITQLLRVVIPHFETLHKEGQAGQATLTQYTRYLTIALALLQSSTLVTVARSGQLFGNTEIAACQNLLTNDVWWAQLLIIMAMTAGTGLIMWMAELVTERGIGNGMSLLIFTSIAATFPAAMWGIWEAKGFEVFLLVMAVGLVVMSAIVYVEQSQRRVPVQYAKRMVGRRTYGGTNTYIPIKVNMAGVIPIIFASSLLYVPMLIAQFNTPTDGSEPAAWVTWILTNLASGDQPLYMLVYFLLIIGFTYFYVAITFNPVEVADNMKKYGGFIPGIRAGRPTAEYLDYVITRITFPGALYLGIVALIPLIALATVQANQNFPFGGASILIIVGVGLETVKQIDAQLQQRHYEGLLR, from the coding sequence TTGTTTAGCGCCATCGCGCGAATCTTCCGTACGCCTGACCTGCGGCGGAAGATCCTATTCACCATCGGCATCATCGCTCTGTACCGTCTCGGTTCGAACGTGCCGGCCCCATTCGTGAACTTCCCGAATGTCGAGCAGTGCCTCGCGGCCAACGCGGGCACCGATGGCCTGCTCGGTCTCGTGAACCTGTTCTCCGGCGGTGCACTGCTGCAGCTGTCGATCTTCGCCCTCGGCGTGATGCCCTACATCACCGCGACGATCATCACGCAGCTGCTGCGCGTCGTCATCCCGCACTTCGAGACTCTCCACAAGGAGGGCCAGGCGGGCCAGGCCACGCTCACGCAGTACACCCGCTACCTGACAATCGCGCTCGCGCTGCTGCAGTCCAGCACGCTGGTCACGGTCGCCCGCAGCGGTCAGCTGTTCGGCAACACCGAGATCGCGGCCTGCCAGAACCTGCTGACCAATGACGTGTGGTGGGCGCAGCTACTCATCATCATGGCGATGACCGCCGGCACTGGTCTGATCATGTGGATGGCCGAGCTCGTCACCGAGCGCGGCATCGGCAACGGCATGTCGCTCCTGATCTTCACGTCGATCGCCGCGACCTTCCCGGCCGCCATGTGGGGCATCTGGGAGGCCAAGGGCTTCGAGGTCTTCCTGCTGGTGATGGCAGTCGGTCTGGTCGTCATGTCGGCGATCGTCTACGTCGAGCAGTCGCAGCGACGGGTGCCGGTGCAGTACGCCAAGCGCATGGTCGGCCGTCGTACGTACGGCGGTACGAACACCTACATCCCGATCAAGGTGAACATGGCCGGTGTGATCCCGATCATCTTCGCCTCGTCGCTGCTGTACGTGCCGATGCTGATCGCGCAGTTCAACACCCCCACCGACGGCAGCGAGCCGGCGGCCTGGGTCACGTGGATCCTGACGAACCTCGCATCCGGCGACCAGCCGCTCTACATGCTGGTCTACTTCCTGCTGATCATCGGCTTCACCTACTTCTACGTGGCGATCACCTTCAACCCGGTCGAGGTCGCCGACAACATGAAGAAGTACGGCGGATTCATCCCCGGCATCCGTGCCGGCCGTCCCACGGCGGAGTACCTCGACTACGTGATCACCCGCATCACATTCCCCGGCGCTCTCTACCTCGGCATCGTCGCGCTGATCCCGCTGATCGCACTGGCCACCGTGCAGGCGAACCAGAACTTCCCGTTCGGCGGCGCCTCGATCCTGATCATCGTCGGTGTCGGACTCGAGACCGTCAAGCAGATCGATGCACAGCTGCAGCAGCGTCACTACGAAGGGCTCCTCCGATGA
- a CDS encoding adenylate kinase yields MTAPARLLIVGPQGSGKGTQGVRIAEALQIPVVSTGDIFRANIKAGTELGQKVTAILDAGDLVPDELTSEIVRDRLSQDDAANGFLLDGYPRNTVQVAHLDEFLAESGSSLDAVVLLDVPREESIARLSLRAVEQGRSDDTDEAIAHRLSIYEHETAPIISVYAERGIVDRIDGVGSLDEITARISDALAARGIAQLV; encoded by the coding sequence ATGACCGCACCCGCACGTCTGCTCATCGTCGGCCCGCAGGGCTCGGGCAAGGGAACCCAGGGTGTGCGCATCGCCGAGGCGCTGCAGATCCCCGTGGTCTCCACCGGTGACATCTTCCGCGCCAACATCAAGGCGGGCACCGAGCTCGGTCAGAAGGTCACCGCGATCCTCGACGCCGGCGACCTGGTGCCCGACGAGCTGACCAGCGAGATCGTGCGCGACCGTCTGTCGCAGGACGACGCCGCGAACGGCTTCCTGCTCGACGGCTACCCGCGTAACACCGTGCAGGTCGCGCACCTCGACGAGTTCCTCGCCGAGAGCGGCTCATCGCTGGATGCCGTCGTCCTGCTCGACGTGCCCCGCGAGGAGAGCATCGCCCGCCTCAGCCTGCGTGCTGTGGAGCAGGGCCGCTCGGATGACACCGATGAGGCCATCGCGCACCGTCTGTCGATCTACGAGCACGAGACCGCGCCGATCATCTCGGTGTACGCCGAGCGCGGGATCGTCGATCGGATCGACGGGGTGGGCTCGCTCGACGAGATCACCGCACGCATCTCGGATGCGCTTGCCGCGCGCGGCATCGCGCAGCTGGTCTGA
- the rplX gene encoding 50S ribosomal protein L24, giving the protein MANIKKGDLVEVITGRKQDKGGDRGKQGKVLEVLVEQNRVVVEGVNYVTRHTRVGQTQRGTKTGGIETVEAPIHISNVAVVDPSTKKPTRVGHRVEEQVKDGVKRTVRVRYAKQSGKDL; this is encoded by the coding sequence ATGGCGAACATCAAGAAGGGTGACCTCGTCGAGGTCATCACCGGCCGCAAGCAGGACAAGGGCGGCGACCGCGGGAAGCAGGGCAAGGTCCTCGAGGTCCTCGTCGAGCAGAACCGCGTCGTCGTGGAGGGCGTGAACTACGTCACCCGCCACACCCGTGTGGGCCAGACGCAGCGCGGCACCAAGACCGGTGGCATCGAGACCGTCGAGGCCCCGATCCACATTTCCAACGTCGCCGTCGTCGACCCCTCGACCAAGAAGCCGACCCGCGTCGGCCACCGGGTCGAGGAGCAGGTCAAGGACGGCGTGAAGCGCACGGTCCGCGTGCGTTACGCGAAGCAGTCAGGTAAGGACCTCTGA
- the rplF gene encoding 50S ribosomal protein L6, with product MSRIGRLPIDIPAGVTVSVDGREVAVKGPKGELTLSLANPIEVSVEENQILVTRPNDERESRSLHGLTRTLINNNIIGVTQGYTKGLEVVGTGYRVQQKGSSIEFALGFSHPVLIDPPAGITLTVEGTNKVTVSGIDKQAVGEAAANIRKIRKPEPYKGKGVRYAGEIVRRKAGKAGK from the coding sequence ATGTCGCGTATTGGACGTCTTCCCATTGACATCCCCGCGGGCGTGACCGTTTCGGTCGACGGTCGTGAGGTCGCGGTCAAGGGCCCCAAGGGTGAGCTCACCCTGTCCCTGGCCAACCCCATCGAGGTTTCGGTCGAGGAGAACCAGATTCTGGTCACCCGCCCGAACGACGAGCGTGAGTCGCGGTCGCTTCACGGCCTGACCCGCACGCTCATCAACAACAACATCATCGGCGTCACCCAGGGTTACACCAAGGGCCTCGAGGTCGTCGGCACCGGTTACCGCGTGCAGCAGAAGGGCAGCTCGATCGAGTTCGCCCTCGGCTTCTCGCACCCCGTGCTGATCGACCCGCCGGCAGGGATCACCCTGACCGTCGAGGGCACCAACAAGGTGACCGTCAGTGGCATCGACAAGCAGGCTGTCGGCGAGGCAGCTGCGAACATCCGCAAGATCCGCAAGCCCGAGCCGTACAAGGGCAAGGGTGTGCGCTACGCCGGCGAAATCGTGCGTCGCAAGGCCGGAAAGGCTGGTAAGTAA
- the rplE gene encoding 50S ribosomal protein L5, which yields MSDTTAAESGKIQPRLKQKYNTEIKKALQEQFGYANVMQIPGLVKVVVNTGVGEAARDSKVIDGAVDDLTKITGQKPIVTKARKSIAQFKLREGQAIGAHVTLRGDRAWEFVDRLVNLALPRIRDFRGLSGDQFDGNGNYTFGLQEQSVFHEIDQDKIDRVRGFDITVVTTAKTDDEGRALLRALGFPFKAADAAA from the coding sequence ATGAGCGACACCACTGCCGCGGAGTCTGGCAAGATCCAGCCCCGCCTGAAGCAGAAGTACAACACCGAGATCAAGAAGGCTCTGCAGGAGCAGTTCGGCTACGCCAACGTCATGCAGATCCCCGGTCTGGTCAAGGTCGTCGTGAACACCGGTGTCGGCGAGGCAGCTCGCGACAGCAAGGTGATCGATGGCGCCGTCGACGACCTCACCAAGATCACTGGCCAGAAGCCGATCGTCACGAAGGCACGCAAGTCCATCGCGCAGTTCAAGCTGCGTGAGGGCCAGGCCATCGGCGCGCACGTCACCCTCCGTGGTGACCGCGCGTGGGAGTTCGTGGATCGTCTCGTCAACCTGGCACTGCCCCGCATCCGCGACTTCCGCGGCCTGTCGGGCGACCAGTTCGACGGAAACGGCAACTACACCTTCGGTCTCCAGGAGCAGAGCGTGTTCCACGAGATCGATCAGGACAAGATCGACCGCGTCCGCGGCTTCGACATCACCGTGGTGACCACGGCCAAGACGGACGACGAGGGTCGCGCACTTCTGCGCGCGCTCGGCTTCCCGTTCAAGGCTGCTGACGCCGCAGCGTGA